The Tripterygium wilfordii isolate XIE 37 chromosome 21, ASM1340144v1, whole genome shotgun sequence genome segment TGGCTGCCACGTGGCaactttcaaacaaaaaagTCACCCCATTTCCATGATTCCTGTCGTAAATGTTCTTAATTTATTGGGTGATTTCAGATTCATGAATAAATGATATTTAACATGTTCATTAATCACAGAAAGTAAACTCAAGAGCCCTTTTTCGTTAACTCATTTTATAAAGAGAGGAGATGCTTTTGACATCCTTCATTCTTTCCAATATGCACCAACAATTTTCAACTGGTTCTGCAAAATCCTGCATCTATGCTCtgctactccaatcaatatttctttctctaCAAAATGCTAAATTTAACAATCAATTTATCACAGTTACCGGTGGAGGTATACGTACATATGCAACTGCGGATCATATCTTATGGGATCCCTACACAATGCAAAAAACCTACTCATTATTCAACGACACTATTTCGTGTTGGGAAACAATCCTTACATCGGACGCACGAAGGTTCAACCCGTCGCTAGCCCATTATTTAACAATATGAGGTATACCATTATAGTGTGAGAGCCAAATCTTCTCTGTTCTTTTTACCTTACTCAAGGAATATTTATGATTTAACATACTAACTTGCGTTTGTTGCATttctttggaaaaaaaactgaCCATTATTCTATAGCTAAGAGTTATTCCTGTGTTATTCTTATGGCCTTTGTCCAAATTGTCGTAGACAGTGCGTAGCCGTATCAAGAGTGGCCAGTAGGACAAGACGAAAGATCTTatagaattacaaagattgtgAGTCTAATGATATTGTCAAAAATATTGTATGCAGAGAAATATTTGCTTAGCATTTGGTTTACTTTCATCAAGGAACAATTCGTTAGCGGTCTTTGAAATATGTCCTGCATTATGTTACATTGCGCAGTTAACTTCCTTAAACCTGTACAAATTCAAACTAGCCTAtcatataataaaacaaaagtcCACAGCTTTGGTGACCTAAATCTAAATTGGAAAATACTAAATCATCCGAATAAAATTAATCCCAACTTCCAATTAGTTTTGGAGTTCATTGGAGGTGTACTGTGAATCAAAGGGTTAAAAGTCattgttgctgttgttgtttaGGTTCCTAAATTCCTGATGTTGTCTAAGCTTTTGTCATTCTTTTTCATTCGAAACGGTGCGTATTACAGTGGAAAAAATTTAAAGACCAAAATAACTCTTTAATAGTATCTACCTACCTACCACATCCACAAGTTAGTCTCATTCAATGAGGTTCaaaatgtttatatatatatacatatattatttaaaaaaaatatcatacatGATACAACCACAGATAAAGTGCTATAGAAAAATcattgtttaaattgattatttgtataatatatattgaCATTGTGATACAATTGTAAATTATAGATCATTAATCATACCAAATAAATGCGCGTAGCGCAGGTTGGTGCCCAGTCTATTTATAggataaaataaaatgatattGTTGTATATCAACTTTCATGTCATAACGTTTTCGCGTATTATTGGTAACAAATCCACGACATTGAGTTAATGTAGTAATCATTTTCCACCAATCTTTTTTCATGTGGGTCATCCATAATTGAATATGTAGAACATAATGGTCCTATTTGAATATGAATTATTGGCAGCCATTTTGCTTTCCTTCGGTGTATGAATCTCTCTGCTACCCTTTAGACCCGTTCTTCTTTCCTTGTTTGAGTACACACTAGtgacaaaaacataaataaacaaaaaataataataaaattataatgttTCAcgttttacatatatatgttacacATATTATTCTTTCATTGGCACCTTATCCActcccttttattttttattttttgtgacaCAAACCTCATCGACTCACATACACGATAGATTCCATTCACACCTCAATCCTTCGTTATCTATGAGTTTATCAAGTGCTAGATTTCAATACACCCACAGTGGTGACTCTTGAGCCAATACTTCTTCCCTCTATCTCCTCTCTCGGTTCCATATTAGTCATTGAGAGAGAAGAAGACATTCTTataaaaattgaactaaaaatCCATGGAACAGACAACAATGTAGTGACCACAGCGATGAAATTGACGATGTTACTAGATTGTTTACTGTTAATGATGTGCGAGCTAAAGCTATCATTGGAGGTCTCCAAGGAAACCTGGGTAGATAGTATGGACTTCATCAGATGCTTGCCTGTGCATTCTGACCGGCCAATAAAACAAGCGATggagctaaaccagaaagtaaGGTCTACAAAACCGATGATGGAAATGAATGGAAAAAAAGGATTTGCAATTGCAGTAGCCCTCAAGGTTTTCCTACTCGTATTCATCCACGAGAGAGGAAGAATGagtagaagaaggagaagagagagggagaaaaatGTTGCATCAATTAATTGGTTGTGTGTATCCCACAAATGTCACTATTCAACCATTTAGAGCTCCTCCAAATATGGAGTATGGGTAAAATTTtcatgtgttttcaagtgttaaaATATGTTTACTGTGAACATATAGCACTACATTTATCAAGTAAAAGCAGTTTCAAGTGCTTGAAACGGCCCCCACATATTTATaacttttcaaaaatatttgatgCATGAAAATGGTGCACCAGTCAGAGAACCCCAAGAAAGGGTATATTCTTTGCTAACCTTACTcttattattaaataaatataatttgcaTATCAATTTAAAGTGTGGTCCATGAAGATAGGACTTTACAAAACCTGTTACCATTAAATGGAATTTAGTTCCTAGTCCTGTGCATTAACAAGTCTCAGTCAATACTCAATACCCGCCTTCTCCGAGACTAAAACATctacttctaagttctaactaaAATGTTAAGCATTGTTCACTATATATACACCACCTCTCTCAGAGGCACTGTCACACACATTTCTCGCAAAACAAGAATGGCATCCGTTACTTGCCTCAAAACACTCATTCTCGTTGTAATCATTGCCGTAACAGCCGTGCCAGTCGTAATGGGTCAGAACTGTGGGTGCGCTGCTGGGCTTTGCTGCAGCAGATATGGCTATTGTGGCAATGGGAATGAATACTGTGGAGAAGGTTGTCGTGAAGGTCCATGCAAGAGTAACACTCCCTCTAACAGTGGCGTTAATGTGGCTGATGTTGTCACGCCCCAGTTCTTCAGCGGCATAATCAACCAAGTTGCTGCTAGTTGTCCTGGCAAGAGATTTTACACTAGAAACGCATTTCTTAATGCTCTCAAAGCCTTCCTCGGGTTCGGCAAAATTGGCTCTGCTGATGATTCTAAGCGTGAGATTGCTGCCTTTTTCGCTCATGTCACTCACGAAACTGGACGTAAGATTTCTTtccctttcatttcttttttggtgcataatttttttttgctcttttggAGTATTAGGATTGCGCACtaatatacaaatatatgaACATTTGTTTTTGTACATTCAGACCTTTGCTACACAAACGAGCAGAATCCCCAATCAATCTATTGCGACAGATCAAACAGAGACTATCCATGTGCACCAGGGAAGAGCTACCACGGCCGCGGACCGCTCCAACTATCTTGGAACTACAATTATGGCGCAGCAGGAAAGGACCTGAACTTCAATGGGCTGGGGTCTCCGGAGTCGGTGGCCAATGACCCTGTCTTGGCATTTAAGACTGGCTTGTGGTTTTGGATGAACAATGTTCGTCCGGTGGTTACACAGGGTTTTGGAGCCACGACTCGGAGGATCAATGGTGCTCTCGAGTGTGATGGCAAACAACCTCAGCTTGTTCAAGCTCGTATTAATTATTATACTGATTATTGTAGGCAGTTTGGTGTTAGTCCCGGAGGCAATCTCCGGTgctagaatatatatatatatatggtgtatttgtatctctcttttctctccccAATTAATAAAAGAACGCATTATATTATTGTTaatgcttgattttttttttgtttttggttttcatgacAACTAAGTATCTAACATGTTCTTAAGAACACTTATCTTGGCAAGGACGATAACTAATTATTTATGCCAACAAAACTTCATACCCATACAAGTTTTATTTGCCATGTTTTTTGACGTGATCAAATAAGGCAAAAGCAAAGAGGGAAGTTTAAGTGGATTAGggcgaaggctcacctagcattAGTGTTCTGGGACCATAAAGTATAATAATGgttcaaatattttttgaaagcgttttaaaaatatataaaataaaattatatataatttaataacTTAATAATACAttacttgattttatttgacTAATATAATAATCTGACTATATTATTTGAATATAATAATACAATGTttaacaatgatatatatatatatatatatatataatatgttgtattttaattttagaTCATCGAAAATATTCTCTAATCATGATTTGTTTATGAAGAGATCAAGACATCAACACATAAGGGTATTTTAGTCAATAGATACTTCATTCTCATTCAATTTCAACAAATATTTAttgggaaattttatttgcacaccattaATGTACTAAGTTTATACCAATCAAATCAACATGATAAATTTAcatcaaaattttataagtttacacctaAATTTTAATGAGTAGACAAAATTACCCTTTAATAGTATAATGTCATATAGAAaggtgttaagtttacacacataaACAAACTTACATCCCTCATCGATTTTTGCATCTCTAGGCTATAACTACTACGACGCCATTTGTGCAGTGATAAAATACCAGTAGCTTGCTGCCTTCCTCCCATTTTACCACTCTCGACATCTTACAAGTACTTAAATTGGAACatgaaaaattataaagaaAGCACACCGCATTTGTCACCTCAGGagcaagaaagaaaatgattgcGTAAGGAATTGTGGGTTCTTTAATGGCATTAAACATAAACCAAcgagaaaaaaggggaaaagacaATGCAGAATGCCTTGTGCATTCTTTGGCTAACAATCCAAACAACAAAGACCAGCATAATCCGAAAgttcataaaattaatttacGGACTCTCCAAAATGACACACCATAACCAGACCACAAGTGATGTAATCAAAAGACACAGGGTTCGCCTTGGTGCAAACGGATTCAATAGCGTGCAGTAGTAGAACCATCTGCGATCCATCTTGAGTTGCTGCCGTTATTCCTGTACAGATcatttacatttttgttttcccttttgGTCTCTGCCTCCCCCAGTTTTAGTGTGCactattgttttgcttgggactCCTTTGAGTTTTGGGCAATCAAACATACCTGAAATTGAAGAGTACGACGAGAAAATTTTCCACGATATTACATCTCAAAAGGCCGGAGTTATAGGAGAGGAGTCTTGTTATTAGAGATGAGAGTCTTGTTGTAGGAGAATTCTGGTGTAGACTTAATACTTTTCAattcaatatgtaaatataatttattttttatttttaattaagcGTTCACatgtcattttaaacaaagatatttatgtaaaataaaaaatttaaaaatggtgtaaacttattacattagtggtgtgcaaataaaatttctcatattTATTTTGCATACCAAACGTTGTAATGCATCATTACTACACTATTTATGAGGCAACTAAATGTATTATTGTAATAGTCATTCCCATTACCTTTTTCATTTCCTATGCCAACCAAACGTAATGTAACCTAACATGTTCTTAAGTACACTTGTGTTAATAAGGACCAAAACTAATTATTTATGCCAAAAAAACTCCTACCCATATAAGTTTTATTTGCCATGTGTTTTTGACTTGATCAAATAAAGCAGAGAGAAATTAAAGTGGATTAGGGCCAAGGCTTACCTAGCATTAGTGTTTTGGAACTATAAAACCCATAAATAATTTGAAAGCCCTTCTACTCGTCCTAACAATTGAGATCTCAATGATCTCAGTTGTTGGGGTATATGGAGGAGATTAAAAATGTAAGTAATGGGTCCCAACGATCCCAGTTGTTgggacaaatattttttttttgatttgaaaGACATGTGACTTTGATTGGTACTTCAAAAGttcaaaacttaaaagttgttaATTGAAGTACATTGATTAGAATGTGCAATCCTAGTGCATCATATAAAGTAACAAGGACGGGGTTAGATTTTCTATTCAAGTTAGGCTTCAAATTTTGACTTTCGTTAACCCTAAATGAGTATATTTTCATACAAACTAAATTCCAAAGCCTAATACTATGTTTGGTTCACATATTTTCGCAGGAACAAAATGATGCATTCATGTGGATAGAGGAATTCTAAAATATACAAGGGAATGAAATTGATACTTCCGGCTGACATGAGAATTTAAAAGGACTTAGGAACCACTCATTCCGGACAACTACGAATTGTGTCCTAATGGTAAAATGACAAAAACCCTTTAATTTTTAGGTGAATTTGTGGAGGAAAATATTAAAGATACGTATAGACGGTTATTCCTCCGTATGAGTTAGGTAAGGCAGTTCTATAGTTCCGTATGAGTTGAAGGGATAAGATGGTTCTACAGTTCCAACTGTTGTGGTTCAACTGCCAAGGAGGAGGCGGTTCAGACAATAATTACTACAGGACGTTATCATGTTTGGAGGAGACAACACAACTGCACCCAACCTCCATAACCGCATCAAGCCTTCTGACACTATAAATACATGTATCGTTCCAACATTTGGAACGCTCACGAACTTCTTGAATAAATGATCACGTACATTCTTGTGCATTTCTTACTTTTACTTTTTTCTAGattactttttcttttggtgTAAAAATTGCATCGACAGAATTGTTGGATGTAAACGATCTGGGCTGTCCAAAGAAACTCATAAagatcaataaattttttttggtaacttgGAATCTATCCAGATGTCCATTGGACAACTGGCTGGTAAACCCT includes the following:
- the LOC119988241 gene encoding endochitinase EP3-like, which codes for MASVTCLKTLILVVIIAVTAVPVVMGQNCGCAAGLCCSRYGYCGNGNEYCGEGCREGPCKSNTPSNSGVNVADVVTPQFFSGIINQVAASCPGKRFYTRNAFLNALKAFLGFGKIGSADDSKREIAAFFAHVTHETGHLCYTNEQNPQSIYCDRSNRDYPCAPGKSYHGRGPLQLSWNYNYGAAGKDLNFNGLGSPESVANDPVLAFKTGLWFWMNNVRPVVTQGFGATTRRINGALECDGKQPQLVQARINYYTDYCRQFGVSPGGNLRC